In the Melospiza melodia melodia isolate bMelMel2 chromosome 17, bMelMel2.pri, whole genome shotgun sequence genome, one interval contains:
- the LOC134425997 gene encoding collagen alpha-1(I) chain-like — translation MINAERPLCLSRRGRAGARLASTVRAHRETEGEKKRSEKPTLRRTAKRRGSPRPRPPPPARGDADLTCRPSEAAQAPGLGPASARRATRRAPGTRGARRPARSRFHGTTRTHTHTRLGPHAAGGAAVGPRTRRLPFGPLHRGARGAPPRRRAAGSLSSTAASPRSRRHATTAVPPARLPARRDRSRRAGQRPGGRAPPPAPEADATETRAGVASARGLPDGRPRRRRGRTPGAPAAASHRRGPLPRHAPGGRRTALSRGATPALLVFTRRPGGGSAPAAARTPSYGPHAAGKGDGGRDVQGPGRDRRRRRRAPSGRPSPLGGDTRRAAPPPLGTGSPALAGLRRRRARRTLAPRAGGRSSRAGDGRRTAPPVRSRRKGRRGERGRTRGTRRRARETPRQAGRGESAAGPGGRNPAAEERQRAGALCRRRPLRRGERVGPRGRPRAAASPPRPGRGEGGAGRPSPARRGYPRARVRQGRRRRRPRRRERGRRPRTPPQGLGGSSCSPPLSGAAPPPGDNRRRRRRRRRHRRRHGGPRRAARVFKPPPGSPAPFRHPRSGVWRRRGGKPGGEPPRRGALGTWPWGEGNDLHGPAGVPPPLPPSGERPPAGARPPSAATTAASFSGPGVSLSSPALRPRGPPRLGPPRRRGDAARPPSAPRPRARARPEARPGTPGGLGPRPREGHRSARERELRRRGKAPLPGAGRAGGAASSEPRRRPRHPLPRHFHIGRRRVPRPDGRPSLDGRSSEGRDGRASGRGRAEHPSLPAPGRLSRALRGEPASGELGPPPAGRPHATPGDRRSAAPAAVGGRLGAGRGPAPRRGRTGGRPARGGGEEEEEEEEEEESRRDGGPARRASRPGRDARCSAGSAPPARTVTGARGAPGRAERPPPPSARSSLSPEIPPRPEGSARLRHSLSGAAARGLDGKGVWPPRCRPRPAGRGAERSNGAGVRATPRARPAGRPGNAAGAEPHR, via the exons ATGatcaat GCCGAGCGGCCCCTTTGTCTCTCGCGCCGAGGACGCGCGGGCGCGCGCCTGGCTTCGACCGTACGAGCACACAGAGAaacggaaggggaaaaaaagagatcggAGAAGCCCACGCTCCGAAGGACCGCCAAGAGGCGGGGGAGCCCGCGCCCCCGACCGCCTCCCCCCGCGAGGGGAGACGCCGACCTCACATGCCGTCCTTCGGAGGCGGCCCAGGCGCCCGGGCTCGGCCCGGCCTCCGCGCGGAGGGCCACGCGGCGCGCGCCGGGCACGCGGGGGGCACGGCGGCCCGCCCGCTCTCGCTTTCACGGGAcgacgcgcacacacacacacacacggctcgGGCCACACGCGGCCGGGGGCGCGGCCGTCGGCCCCCGCACACGCCGGCTCCCCTTCGGCCCCCTTCACCGCGGGGCTCGCggcgcgccgccgcgccgccgcgcgGCCGGCTCTCTCTCTTCCACGGCGGCCTCACCCCGCTCGAGACGGCACGCGACGACGGCCGTGCCGCCGGCGCGCCTTCCCGCCCGGCGGGACCGCTCCCGCCGGGCGGGCCAGCGTCCGGGCGGACGcgctccgccgccggccccggaggCGGACGCCACCGAGACCCGAGCCGGCGTCGCCAGCGCCCGAGGCCTGCCGGACGGCAGGCCCCGCCGTCGCCGGGGCCGCACTCCCGGGGCCCCCGCCGCCGCGTCGCACCGCCGGGGCCCCTTGCCTCGGCACGCGCCCGGCGGAAGGCGTACGGCGCTGAGCCGGGGGGCAACGCCCGCTCTCCTCGTTTTCACGCGGAGACCGGGCGGGGGAAGCGCCCCCGCGGCCGCCCGCACGCCTTCCTACGGCCCACACGCGGCCGGGAAGGGCGACGGAGGACGCGACGTGCAGGGCCCGGGACGGGACCGCCGCCGGCGACGGCGGGCGCCCTCCGGCCGACCGTCCCCGCTGGGGGGGGACACCCGtcgagcggcgccgccgccgctcggcacGGGGTCGCCCGCGCTCGCGGGCCTCCGCCGACGGAGGGCCCGCCGGACGCTCgccccccgggcgggcgggcgatCGAGCCGGGCGGGGGACGGCCGGCGGACGGCGCCGCCGGTGCGTTCGAGGAGGAAAGGCCGCCGAGGGGAGAGGGGCCGGACGCGCGGGACGCGGCGCCGCGCGCGCGAGACACCGCGGCAAGCGGGCCGAGGAGAGAGCGCGGCGGGCCCCGGCGGCCGCAACCCCGCGGCCGAGGAAAGGCAGAGAGCGGGCGCTCTCTGCCGGCGTCGCCCGTTACGACGAGGCGAGCGGGTCGGCCCCCGCGGCCGACCGCGCGCCGCGGCCTCTCCGCCGAGGCCGGGCCGCGGAGAGGGGGGGGCAGGGCGCCCCTCCCCGGCGCGGCGCGGTTACCCCCGCGCGCGCGTGCGGCagggacgacgacgacgacgaccacGACGGAGGGAGCGCGGCCGGCGGCCGCGGACACCACCGCAGGGGCTCGGCGGGAGTAGCTGCTCCCCACCCCTCAGTGGCGCCGCACCGCCGCCCGGCgacaaccgccgccgccgccgccgccgccgccggcaccgccgccgccacGGCGGGCCGCGCCGAGCCGCCCGAGTCTTTAAACCGCCGCCCGGCTCGCCGGCCCCCTTTCGGCACCCCCGCAGCGGCGTTTGGCGACGCCGAGGGGGGAAACCTGGGGGGGAACCGCCGAGGCGCGGAGCGCTAGGTACCTGGCCCTGGGGCGAGGGAAACGACCTGCATGGCCCCGCCGGGGTGCCTCCCCCGCTGCCGCCCTCGGGGGAGCGTCCACCGGCGGGGGCGCGCCCGCCGTCTGCCGCCACCACCGCCGCGTCCTTCTCGGGGCCCGGGGTTTCCCTCAGTAGCCCGGCGCTGCGCCCGAGAGGACCGCCGCGGCTcgggccgccccgccggcgcgGGGACGCGGCCCGACCGCCGAGCGCGCCGcgcccgcgcgcgcgcgcgcgccccgAAGCGCGGCCCGGAACGCCCGGAGGGCTCGGCCCTCGGCCGCGCGAGGGGCACCGCTCGGCCCGAGAGCGGGAGCTCCGCCGGCGCGGCAAAGCCCCGCTCCCCGGTGCGGGAAGGGCCGGAGGAGCCGCCTCCTCCGAGCCCCGAAGGCGCCCCCGCCACCCGCTCCCTCGCCATTTCCACATCGGCCGCCGACGGGTGCCACGGCCGGACGGCCGGCCGTCGCTCGACGGGCGAAGCAGCGAGGGGAGGGACGGGCGCGCCTCCGGGAGGGGCCGTGCCGAGCACCCCTCCCTCCCGGCACCCGGGCGGCTTTCTCGCGCGCTCCGAGGAGAGCCGGCCTCGGGAGAACTCGGGCCGCCGCCAGCGGGGCGCCCGCACGCGACACCCGGCGACCGGCGTTCGGCGGCGCCGGCCGCCGTgggcgggaggctcggggccggccgcggccccgctccccggcggGGACGGACCGGCGGCAGACCGGCGCGAggcgggggggaggaggaggaggaggaggaggaggaggaggaaagccgcCGCGACGGCGGCCCGGCGCGCCGCGCTTCGAGGCCCGGCCGCGACGCGCGGTGTAGCGCGGGGTCAGCCCCGCCCGCGCGCACGGTGACGGGCGCGCGCGGCGCGCCTGGCCGCGCCGAGCGGCCCCCCCCCCCCTCGGCTCGCTCTTCTCTCTCCCCCGAAATCCCCCCCCGCCCGGAGGGTTCCGCGCGCCTCCGTCACTctctctctggggctgcggcgcgcgGCCTCGACGGGAAGGGCGTGTGGCCTCCCCGGTGCCGACCGAGGCCGGCGGGCCGGGGGGCCGAGCGTTCGAACGGAGCGGGCGTGCGAGCGACGCCGCGCGCGCGGCCGGCCGGACGGCCCGGCAACGCGGCAGGCGCCGAGCCCCACCGGTAA